In Candidatus Hydrogenedentota bacterium, the sequence TCGTCGATTACACGCTTTGCGTTATCTGACAGCCTCTTAGGCTCCGCGGTCGGTGGCACGTGATCGCGTTCTATGCGGACTTTGTTCTTGCGTTCGCGCAGCGGCTTGATGTGGAGGAGCCTGCGATTGATTTCTGGAAACGGCATGATGCTTTGATCCCTCTCTTACGGCACTACCCCGATTCGGGGCGCTTCTGAACGGCCGGTCTGTGAACGCATAGTTTAGCAGAGGAGGCTGCTTCGCCTCGAATCGGCAGTATTGCATGGCCCTGACAGCATCTTGAGCATGATTCCGAGATGCAATTCGACGTGGTGCGCAAGCTCGTAAATTGATGGACCTATAATGACGTTTTGCGTTCGCAACCAGGGCGGAGCGTATATAAAAGACTAGAAGAGGAGTTTTGTGGAACTCTTCAAGTGGACTCCTAAGGCGACTTGGGCTATACTCTTCGCGCAATAATCTGTTAGTAGTGCCGGCCCGTACGGGCCGGCACTACCATAATGAACAGGGGGTACCTACCGTGAGCGACTTGGGATTAAAAGAAATCGGAATTACTACGTGGACAGGTTTGGTGCGCAATCCTTCCTACGATACTCTGTATGAGCACGAGCTCGATTCGTCGCTCGAAGGTTTCGAACGCGCCTACAAAACCTCGTTTGGCGCATTGAGCGTGGATACTGGCCGATTTACCGGGCGCTCGCCGCAAGATAAGTATATCGTCGAGGAAGATGTCTCCCGAGACACCGTTTGGTGGGCTGGGGCCGAAAACCCCGGTTCGAACAACAAGCGGATGTCTGAGAAGACATGGTCCCATCTCAAGGATATCGCGCTGAAACAGCTCAACGGAAAACGACTCTATGTCGTCGACGGTTTCTGCGGTGCAAACCCCGATACGCGTCTCAGCGTGCGCATTATCTGCGAGGTCGCCTGGCAAGCCCACTTCTGCAAGAACATGTTTATCCGTCCCACCGACGAGGAATTGAAGACGTTCAAGCCGGATTGGACCATTCTGAATGCTTCGAAGACCACGTGCCCGGATTTTCAGGATCATGGCATGCGATCCGAAGTCTTCGCTGCTTTCAATATCAAAGAGCGTATGACGGTCATTGGCGGCACGTGGTATGGCGGTGAAATGAAGAAGGGTATCTTCACCATCATGAACTACTTCCTGCCATTGAAGGGCATCGGCTCCTTTCATTGCTCAGCCAATATGGGCAAAAAGGGAGACACAGCCCTCTTCTTTGGCCTTTCCGGCACCGGCAAGACGACGCTGTCCGCAGACCCCCATCGACTTCTCATCGGCGACGATGAACACGGATGGGACGACGAAGGCGTCTTCAACTTTGAAGGCGGCTGCTACGCCAAGACCATCGACCTCAGCGAAGAAAAAGAGCCCGATATCTATCACGCCATCAAGCGCGACGCGCTACTGGAGAATGTCAAGATCGGTGACGGCGGTGTTGTCGACTTTCATGATACGTCGAAGACCGAGAACGGTCGCGTTTCCTATCCGCTGTACCACATCGAAAACATCGTGAAGCCGGTTTCCAAGGGCGGCCATCCAAGCAAGATCATCTTTCTGGCTTGCGACGCCTTCGGCGTGTTGCCCCCGGTCTCCAAGCTTGACGCAGACCAGGCCATGTACCAGTACCTGAGCGGTTACACCGCCAAAGTCGCCGGAACGGAGCTAGGCGTCACCGAACCCAAGGCAACGTTTTCGACCTGTTACGGCGCTGCCTTCCTTGCCGTCCATCCAACCCTCTACGCTCAGATTCTCGGAAAGAAGATGACCGAGCACAAGTCCGAGGCCTACTTGGTCAACACAGGCTGGACAAAGGGCGGATATGGCGTGGGGAGCCGTATCTCCTTGCCCGCGACGCGCAAGATCATTGATGCTATCCTCGATGGGACATTGAGCAATGCCGAGTTCGATGTGCTCCCGGTGTTCGGACTCAAGTACCCGAAAAGCATTCCCGGTGTCGATTCGAGCATTCTCAATCCGCGAGAAGGTTGGCCGGATAAGGCTGAATACGACGCAGCGCTCAAGAAGCTTGGCGACATGTTTGTGAAGAACTTCACCCGGTTTGAGAACACCGATGAAGGTCGCCGCATCAGCACAGCAGCCGGTCCTAAGCTGTAAACAGTTACCTTGGCCCATTTCCACGCGAATGTTTTGGTGGCAATGGGTTGCTGTAAGTGAGTAATGTGTGTTTTGTGATTATATCGCAAAACAGCCAGTTGACACGTTTGCCAACTACTGGTGTATAGTGTAGTGCGATTTGCTCTTCGTTCGTGTGGGATACATCTCGTTGGGGAGGGCAAACGCGTGGTGGCTGGCGGGTTGCCGGAAGCACCCCCTTGGATTGGCTTATTAGGGTAAGGAGACGACCATGAAGCACATAGCGGTTATGACAACAGTCCCGGCCAGGGCGCAATCTCCCGTACAAGTCAAGCTCGACTTCACGACCGATTTGTCGACATATTTCGCGACAACTCTTCCGAGCGTGTTCGATCTCGTATTTACGCTGGGTGTTGGGTTTATTCAGAACACCATAGGCTTCGGCGGGATTATCGACATCATCATTGGCGACATTTCGGGTGGTGGTAACTAAAAGCGTTGGCCGGTGTGGCAAGTTTTTGGTGGCTTCTGAATTCTATCGTTAGCTGAGCAACTTGGAGAGGATGCTATAACATGCAGAATGCAAGACACTGCGCTGCCATTACCCGAAGCCCGGCAATGGCGCAGACAGCACTTAACTTGAAGCTGGATACCTTCATCACCAATCTGAATCTCATTACAGAGGGTGTGTTGTTGTCCTGGGCAACCGCTGGTGAGCAGATTGTTGATTATGTGGGTATTTTGACGTCTTCGTTGCCCTATAAGCAGCTTGGCGGAGGTACCGGAGGCGCCTAGGGCGTCGACTTGGTTTTGTATTCTGCGTTGCGCTGGAGCGTTGTGTCCCAATAATCGTTTCCGTTGCTGGTCAAGTCTACGACTCAGCAACGGTTCTAACGGAGGATTCGAGAGATGTACATTACCTATGTGCTCGGTGAAATATTTGCATTGTTCCAGTACCTTTTTACGGTTCAGCTTCCCTCGTTCTTCAACTCGATTAGCTTCTTCCAGAATTGGTGGGGGTAGAACCTCGATAGATTCTGGATGCCTGTCCCGTATACGTTGGGTGTAAGGGATTGGTTACCGTTCTTGAAGCGCCTTCCAGTCTTATATGTCGTGGAAGGCGTTTCCTTTTGCGGGCATTTCCCTGTCTGCAATCGCTTTACGGCTTGCGCACTCGCGGATTCCGGTGCACGGTCACTGAAAAATCACGATCCTCAGGACCTCCCTTGCGCTCGTGCTGCGTGTATTCCTTGGTGGACCACTGTTCTGCCTTGGGCCATTCGAACGGCAGACCGTCCAAAGTCACTGTTTGTGAAAACAGCGAATCCAGTTCTTCCTGCGTCGTCTTCAACTGAAGCAGACGACCGTTCTGCGCATCGATTTCTGCCCGCCGAAATGCCTCGTGAGAGAAGGTGCTCGGATCTTCCTCATGGCTAACCATGCGGCTCGTGATGGTAAACGAAGACGATCCGGCATCGTAATAGACTTCCAGAATGCGCCCTTCCTGGGGATAGTCGACGATGGACCCCGTCACGATCTCGTAGTAAGGATACGGGCCATCCAACAACGCTACGTGATGCGCGTGCGTGTGCCCGCAAATGTGCATGAGCACGTTGGGACGGCTGGCCAAGTAGTCGCGAAACTCCTGCGACTTCACGCATTGGCCCGGATACGGGATATCGAAATCCTCGCTTGGGTGGTGCGAGGCGATGACCACGTAATCACCTGCCTGTTCCGCAGCCTCGATAGCGGGCTTCAGAAAGTCTTCAAACTGCTCACGCAACATAACGCCATACTGTGCCGGCAACCCGGACGGGGGATTTGGAGCTGTCGTATCCAAAACAACGAGGCGGACAGGAGTGCCTGGTTTGGGCGTCGCCACATAACGGGCCTCGCCTGATTCTCGATTTGTCTGATCGAAACCATGACCCAACGGAAGCGAAGTGGAATTGAAATGCTCCTCAATGAACTGTTCGCGACTTGAGAACCGCCGCCTATCATCCGGAACAATAGGGCCAAACCCCAGATTCAGCATGTCCAGGGCCAACGTACTCGGGTCCATTTGTTCCCGATCCCCAGTGATGATAGCCGGGCTCAGATTCGAGGTCGGAAGCAACGCATCCGATGGAGGGTCCAACCATTTTAGCCCAAGTATCCGTGCCACAGGCCCCAATTGAGGCGCGTTCCAAAATTCCGGCCAAGGCGAGCTGCGATCGATATTGAAAGTGCCTACACAGAGATTGTCATGGTTTCCGTAAACGGTGTACCACGGAATCGATGCATCCAAGCCTTCCGCGTCATACTCCAGTTTCGGATTGATCTCCTCGTCGACTGGTCTTCTCACCCCGTCCGGCGCTCCCGAATCGGGCCGCACCACTTTACCGTCAAACGTATCGATGGCCCACCGCAGCTCGTTAAGTTGGGCATTGTCAGTCAAATCACCGGTTACGATTGCGAAATCCAACGGCAGGTGTGGCGACAATGCCCCGGTGTGGTGTTCATTGAGCACATGCAGCGTCGCGTCGAGTGTCTGTACGCTGTACGCCTCCTGCGGACGCCACGCCGATTTGATAAACGGGGCAAAACGAACAGCGCGCGCAGGGCTTTCGTCGTCGGTAATATGCGTGTCCGAGAGCTGCGCGAATCGAAGCCATAATACCCCTTCGGGTGTCGTCGGTAACTCTGATGGCGGTAATGACTCCGGACATCCGCCGGACAATAGGGCGACAAGGAATGCGCTGAAGAAGAGACAGACGTTTCGCAAGAGAATTGCACGAGACGCAAGAGAAGTAGTATTCATGTTTTCGCCCTGCTTAAGGAGCTTGACGATTCCCATAGTTGAAAACGGGATCTCGGCTCCGACCTTCTGCATCATACCAGGATATCGGCGCGATCTCCCAAAAAGGCAACCCCCTCGCGCTTGGGGGGAGCGCGAGGGGAGTGGGCAAGCGGACTATTGGGGGAGGGTCCGCAGAGGGGTTAAGTTAG encodes:
- the pckA gene encoding phosphoenolpyruvate carboxykinase (ATP); protein product: MSDLGLKEIGITTWTGLVRNPSYDTLYEHELDSSLEGFERAYKTSFGALSVDTGRFTGRSPQDKYIVEEDVSRDTVWWAGAENPGSNNKRMSEKTWSHLKDIALKQLNGKRLYVVDGFCGANPDTRLSVRIICEVAWQAHFCKNMFIRPTDEELKTFKPDWTILNASKTTCPDFQDHGMRSEVFAAFNIKERMTVIGGTWYGGEMKKGIFTIMNYFLPLKGIGSFHCSANMGKKGDTALFFGLSGTGKTTLSADPHRLLIGDDEHGWDDEGVFNFEGGCYAKTIDLSEEKEPDIYHAIKRDALLENVKIGDGGVVDFHDTSKTENGRVSYPLYHIENIVKPVSKGGHPSKIIFLACDAFGVLPPVSKLDADQAMYQYLSGYTAKVAGTELGVTEPKATFSTCYGAAFLAVHPTLYAQILGKKMTEHKSEAYLVNTGWTKGGYGVGSRISLPATRKIIDAILDGTLSNAEFDVLPVFGLKYPKSIPGVDSSILNPREGWPDKAEYDAALKKLGDMFVKNFTRFENTDEGRRISTAAGPKL
- a CDS encoding metallophosphoesterase, coding for MNTTSLASRAILLRNVCLFFSAFLVALLSGGCPESLPPSELPTTPEGVLWLRFAQLSDTHITDDESPARAVRFAPFIKSAWRPQEAYSVQTLDATLHVLNEHHTGALSPHLPLDFAIVTGDLTDNAQLNELRWAIDTFDGKVVRPDSGAPDGVRRPVDEEINPKLEYDAEGLDASIPWYTVYGNHDNLCVGTFNIDRSSPWPEFWNAPQLGPVARILGLKWLDPPSDALLPTSNLSPAIITGDREQMDPSTLALDMLNLGFGPIVPDDRRRFSSREQFIEEHFNSTSLPLGHGFDQTNRESGEARYVATPKPGTPVRLVVLDTTAPNPPSGLPAQYGVMLREQFEDFLKPAIEAAEQAGDYVVIASHHPSEDFDIPYPGQCVKSQEFRDYLASRPNVLMHICGHTHAHHVALLDGPYPYYEIVTGSIVDYPQEGRILEVYYDAGSSSFTITSRMVSHEEDPSTFSHEAFRRAEIDAQNGRLLQLKTTQEELDSLFSQTVTLDGLPFEWPKAEQWSTKEYTQHERKGGPEDRDFSVTVHRNPRVRKP